A single region of the Microcella sp. genome encodes:
- a CDS encoding DUF349 domain-containing protein, giving the protein MAVNDSASWGRVDETGTVFVTDRGVERAVGQFPDGTADEALAYFTRKFTELEGQVRLLEQRAKAGAPAADVAKTVASLTGALDEPAAVGDLESLRVRVSALTETVEKLTEEQKAEAAAAVDAAVAERTALVEAAEALAAKDPQSVQWKQVSASLDELFARWKDHQQNGPRLPKKQGDELWKRFRAARTTVETHRRAFFAGLDSEHKEARSRKQELIAKATALASQGTAGIPAYRRLLDEWKLAGRAGKKVDDALWADFKAAGDVLYAAKAEIDARENEEFAENLAAKLAILDEAAPLLKATDRVAARRTLTGIQKRWDAIGKVPRDQVKTVEDRLRAIETAVKKLEEEHWNRSDPEKKARSEGLAAQLERAIADLEAELAAATAAGDTARIAEVTEALEARRTWLSAVDSDKR; this is encoded by the coding sequence GTGGCAGTGAACGACAGTGCATCGTGGGGTCGAGTCGACGAGACCGGAACAGTGTTCGTCACCGATCGCGGCGTCGAGCGCGCCGTCGGCCAGTTTCCTGACGGCACCGCCGACGAAGCCCTCGCGTACTTCACCCGCAAGTTCACCGAGCTCGAGGGTCAGGTTCGGCTGCTCGAGCAGCGCGCCAAGGCCGGAGCACCGGCGGCCGATGTGGCCAAGACGGTCGCCTCGCTGACGGGCGCGCTCGACGAGCCGGCCGCGGTGGGCGACCTCGAGTCGCTTCGCGTGCGCGTCAGCGCGCTCACCGAGACGGTCGAGAAGCTCACCGAAGAGCAGAAGGCCGAAGCCGCGGCCGCAGTCGACGCGGCGGTCGCCGAACGCACCGCGCTCGTCGAGGCCGCCGAGGCGCTCGCCGCCAAAGACCCCCAGTCTGTGCAGTGGAAGCAGGTCTCGGCGTCGCTCGACGAGCTGTTCGCACGCTGGAAAGACCACCAGCAGAACGGGCCGCGCCTGCCCAAAAAGCAGGGCGACGAGCTGTGGAAGCGTTTTCGAGCTGCCCGCACCACCGTCGAGACTCACCGACGCGCCTTCTTCGCCGGGCTCGACTCTGAGCACAAAGAGGCCCGCAGCCGCAAGCAAGAGCTCATCGCCAAGGCCACCGCGCTCGCCTCGCAAGGCACAGCGGGCATTCCGGCATACCGTCGGCTGCTCGACGAATGGAAGCTCGCGGGTCGCGCCGGCAAGAAGGTCGATGACGCTCTGTGGGCCGACTTCAAGGCCGCGGGCGACGTGCTCTATGCGGCGAAGGCCGAGATCGACGCTCGAGAGAACGAGGAGTTCGCCGAGAACCTCGCCGCCAAGCTCGCGATTCTCGACGAGGCGGCTCCGCTGCTGAAGGCGACCGACCGCGTCGCCGCCCGTCGCACCCTCACCGGCATTCAGAAGCGGTGGGATGCGATCGGCAAGGTGCCCCGCGACCAGGTCAAGACGGTGGAAGACCGGCTCCGCGCGATCGAGACCGCGGTGAAGAAGCTCGAAGAAGAGCACTGGAACCGGTCTGACCCCGAGAAGAAGGCTCGCTCAGAAGGGCTTGCCGCTCAACTCGAACGTGCGATCGCTGACCTCGAAGCCGAACTCGCCGCCGCCACGGCTGCGGGCGACACCGCTCGCATCGCCGAGGTGACCGAGGCGCTCGAGGCTCGCCGCACCTGGCTCAGTGCGGTCGACAGCGACAAGCGCTGA
- a CDS encoding peptidylprolyl isomerase, with the protein MAAAPGRDREAQERLRRYQARQTVHETKIRRRRRDNVIAVLALVVVGALAATAQVVYFTAGPGAPEPVASASPEPTVEPVAAPAPALSEFRTWAGTVTINDAIELDYELDGLAAPQAVASFVTLVQSGFYDGLSCHRLTTEGIFVLQCGDPNGDGTGGPDWRFGPIENPPLDDIYTEGVIAMARQGGDGASMGSQFFIVYADSAIPSDAAGGYTIMGRVTGGLDALLEQVIAEGAANGAPDGPPAVATVITGVTIQ; encoded by the coding sequence GTGGCAGCCGCACCCGGCCGAGATCGTGAAGCGCAGGAGCGACTTCGCCGCTATCAGGCGCGACAGACCGTGCACGAGACGAAGATTCGGCGTCGCCGACGCGACAACGTGATCGCCGTGCTCGCCCTCGTCGTCGTCGGCGCACTGGCGGCGACCGCGCAGGTCGTCTACTTCACCGCCGGCCCCGGTGCACCTGAACCTGTCGCCTCAGCGAGCCCCGAACCCACCGTCGAACCCGTGGCGGCGCCGGCACCCGCTCTGAGCGAGTTTCGCACCTGGGCGGGCACCGTGACGATCAACGACGCCATCGAGCTCGACTACGAACTCGACGGGCTCGCTGCCCCGCAAGCGGTCGCGTCGTTCGTCACGCTCGTGCAGAGCGGCTTCTACGACGGCCTCAGCTGCCACCGACTCACCACAGAGGGCATCTTCGTGCTGCAGTGCGGCGACCCCAACGGCGATGGCACTGGCGGCCCAGACTGGCGATTCGGCCCGATCGAGAACCCCCCGCTCGACGACATCTACACCGAGGGCGTCATCGCGATGGCGCGTCAGGGCGGCGACGGCGCGAGCATGGGCAGCCAGTTCTTCATCGTCTACGCCGACTCGGCGATTCCGTCTGACGCCGCCGGCGGGTACACCATCATGGGGCGCGTCACCGGCGGGCTGGATGCCCTGCTCGAGCAGGTCATCGCTGAGGGCGCCGCGAATGGAGCCCCCGACGGCCCCCCTGCCGTGGCGACCGTGATCACAGGGGTCACGATCCAATAG
- a CDS encoding replication-associated recombination protein A yields MDAQPGLGSAAVPLAVRMRPTSLVEVAGQRHLLRVGSPLVSLASDDPSRAPSAVSVILWGPPGTGKTTLAQAIARSSGRRFVELSAVTAGVKDVREVMERALADRDLYGTSTVLFLDEIHRFTKAQQDALLPGVENGWVILIAATTENPSFSVIAPLLSRSLLLTLETLSNDDLGLLIDRAMTDPRGLKGAVELEPAAREALVRVASGDARRALTALEAAAQSAAAGHDGAVGHPVITAEIVAAAVDRALLRYDKQGDEHYDVISAFIKSIRGSDPDAALHYLARMIEAGEDPRFIARRVIISAAEDIGMADPHALPIAVAAAQAVQLIGMPEGRIPLAEAVVYLATAPKSNAAYAGIDEAIADVRAGRIGRVPKPMRDAHYAGAKRLGHGKGYVYPHDEPLGVAAQQYLPDELVGTEYYRPTERGLEREIAARVPKLRSIIRRDARDD; encoded by the coding sequence ATGGATGCTCAGCCAGGCCTCGGCTCAGCCGCGGTTCCCCTGGCGGTGCGCATGCGGCCGACGAGTCTCGTCGAGGTCGCGGGCCAGCGGCACCTGTTGAGGGTCGGATCCCCTCTCGTCAGCCTGGCCAGCGACGACCCCTCCCGCGCGCCGAGTGCAGTGTCGGTGATTCTGTGGGGCCCGCCCGGCACCGGCAAGACCACGCTCGCGCAAGCCATCGCGCGCTCGAGCGGTCGTCGCTTCGTCGAGTTGTCGGCCGTGACCGCTGGTGTGAAAGACGTGCGCGAGGTCATGGAGCGCGCTCTCGCCGACCGCGACCTCTATGGCACGTCGACCGTGCTGTTTCTCGACGAGATCCACCGCTTCACGAAGGCGCAGCAAGACGCGCTGCTGCCGGGCGTCGAGAACGGGTGGGTAATCCTCATCGCTGCGACGACCGAGAACCCTTCGTTCTCGGTGATCGCGCCGCTGCTCAGCCGCAGCCTGCTGCTCACCCTCGAGACGCTGAGCAACGATGACCTCGGGCTTCTCATCGACCGCGCCATGACCGACCCGCGAGGGCTCAAGGGCGCGGTCGAGCTCGAGCCGGCAGCACGCGAGGCGCTCGTGCGGGTGGCCTCGGGCGATGCGCGGCGCGCGCTCACGGCACTCGAGGCCGCAGCGCAGTCTGCTGCGGCGGGCCACGACGGTGCGGTAGGGCATCCCGTGATCACGGCCGAGATCGTGGCGGCGGCCGTCGACCGTGCGCTGCTGCGATACGACAAGCAGGGCGACGAGCACTACGACGTCATCAGCGCCTTCATCAAGTCGATCAGGGGGAGCGACCCCGACGCCGCCCTGCACTACCTGGCGCGCATGATCGAGGCGGGCGAAGACCCGAGGTTCATCGCGCGCCGGGTGATCATCTCTGCGGCAGAAGACATCGGCATGGCCGACCCCCACGCACTGCCGATCGCTGTCGCGGCCGCGCAGGCCGTGCAGCTGATCGGCATGCCAGAGGGTCGCATCCCGCTCGCCGAGGCGGTCGTCTACCTGGCGACTGCGCCGAAGTCGAATGCCGCATACGCGGGCATCGACGAGGCGATCGCCGACGTGCGCGCCGGCCGCATCGGGCGAGTGCCGAAGCCGATGCGCGATGCGCACTATGCCGGAGCGAAACGACTGGGGCACGGCAAGGGCTACGTGTACCCGCATGACGAGCCTCTCGGCGTTGCCGCTCAGCAGTACCTCCCTGACGAACTCGTCGGCACCGAGTACTACCGGCCGACCGAGCGGGGGCTCGAGCGCGAGATCGCTGCGCGCGTGCCCAAGCTGCGGTCGATCATCCGTCGAGACGCGCGTGATGACTGA
- the rpsD gene encoding 30S ribosomal protein S4, whose amino-acid sequence MSTKSRTRSKTRLSRALGIALTPKAAKYLEKRPYAPGEHGRTKRKADSDYAVRLREKQRLRAQYGIREAQLKIAFNEARRSAGLTGENLVELLEMRLDALVLRSGFARTTAQARQMVVHRHIMVDGQLVDRPSFRVKPGQLIHVKPRSEGTEPFQVAAAGGHVDVLPKVPAYLEVELDKLQSRLVRRPKRSEIPVTCEVQLVVEYYAAR is encoded by the coding sequence GTGTCTACCAAGTCACGCACTCGCAGCAAGACCCGTCTCTCTCGCGCACTCGGCATCGCCCTCACCCCGAAGGCCGCCAAGTACCTCGAGAAGCGTCCGTACGCTCCCGGTGAGCACGGCCGCACCAAGCGCAAGGCCGACAGCGACTACGCCGTTCGTCTGCGCGAGAAGCAGCGTCTTCGCGCGCAGTACGGCATTCGCGAGGCCCAGCTGAAGATCGCGTTCAACGAGGCCCGCCGCTCGGCCGGCCTGACCGGTGAGAACCTCGTCGAGCTGCTCGAGATGCGTCTCGACGCGCTCGTGCTGCGCTCGGGCTTCGCCCGCACGACCGCGCAGGCTCGCCAGATGGTCGTGCACCGTCACATCATGGTCGACGGCCAGCTCGTCGACCGCCCGTCGTTCCGTGTCAAGCCCGGTCAGCTCATCCACGTCAAGCCGCGCTCCGAGGGCACCGAGCCCTTCCAGGTGGCCGCTGCCGGTGGTCACGTCGACGTGTTGCCCAAGGTTCCGGCCTACCTCGAGGTCGAGCTCGACAAGCTGCAGTCGCGCCTCGTGCGCCGCCCCAAGCGCTCCGAGATTCCCGTGACCTGCGAAGTGCAGCTCGTCGTCGAGTACTACGCGGCGCGCTAA
- the alaS gene encoding alanine--tRNA ligase translates to MQTADIQRRWLEYFGARGHTVVPSASLVSDDPTLLFTVAGMVPFVPYLTGVVPAPYPRATSVQKCIRTNDIEEVGKTPRHGTFFQMNGNFSFGDYFKEGAIEYAWELLTSSQGDGGFGFDEKDLWVTVYKDDDEAIALWKKVAGLPDERIQRLGMDTNYWSTGQPGPAGPCSEIFFDRGPEYGIDGGPATDDDRYVEIWNLVFMQYLRGAGTGKGDFEILGELPSKNIDTGMGMERVAFLLQGVENMYEIDQVRPVLDAAAELSGRRYGADHDDDVRMRVIADHVRSGLMLMTDGVAPGNEGRGYILRRLLRRSIRAMRLLGVDVPSFEVLFAASRDAMSAAYPEVAQNYDRVSRLALGEEDAFLRTLAAGTSILDLAVAETTKAGGTVLAGDTVFQLHDTFGFPLDLTLEMAEENGLTVDRDAFDRLMTEQRTRAKADAKSKKGALADLSVYGEFRAHGETAFLGYDALEAETRVLGLIVDGASVAVAHAGDVAEVILAETTLYAESGGQESDEGIIVGSGFELEVLDVQRPIKGLVSHRVQVVHGQVEVGAAATTKVDPLWRRSATQAHSATHVIHAALRQTLGDEAHQSGSYNKAGYMRLDFSWNQALSAATRSEIEEISNLAVRDNLPVETRVLPLDEAKALGAMALFGEKYGDEVRVVDIGGPWSRELCAGTHVASSAEIGMISLVSESSVGSTNRRVEALVGFEAFRELATERAIVQQLTSTLKTPRDQLADRIADLAAQLKAAEKKIAQFESARLSERVPTLVASAATVGPYTVVAENLGQLGSADDVRSLATNVRGRLGDAAAVVVLAADVAGKAAIIIATTPAAREKGASAGALARVASSVLGGGGGGKDDLAQGGGADPSAIGRAIEAVLTELRS, encoded by the coding sequence ATGCAGACCGCCGACATCCAACGCCGGTGGCTCGAGTACTTCGGTGCTCGCGGTCACACCGTCGTGCCCTCCGCCTCGCTCGTCAGCGACGACCCGACGCTGCTGTTCACGGTGGCAGGCATGGTGCCCTTCGTGCCCTACCTCACCGGAGTCGTGCCAGCGCCGTACCCCCGCGCGACGAGTGTGCAGAAGTGCATTCGCACCAATGACATCGAAGAGGTGGGCAAGACGCCGCGGCACGGCACCTTCTTCCAGATGAACGGCAACTTCTCGTTCGGCGACTACTTCAAAGAGGGCGCGATCGAGTACGCCTGGGAGCTCTTGACGAGCTCGCAGGGCGACGGCGGGTTCGGCTTCGATGAGAAAGACCTCTGGGTCACGGTCTACAAAGACGACGATGAGGCGATCGCGCTCTGGAAGAAGGTCGCCGGCCTGCCAGACGAGCGCATCCAGCGCCTGGGCATGGACACCAACTACTGGTCGACGGGTCAGCCCGGCCCGGCCGGCCCGTGCAGCGAGATCTTCTTCGATCGCGGCCCCGAGTACGGCATCGATGGCGGCCCGGCCACCGACGATGACCGCTATGTCGAGATCTGGAACCTGGTCTTCATGCAGTACCTGCGGGGTGCGGGCACCGGCAAGGGAGACTTCGAGATTCTCGGTGAGCTGCCGAGCAAGAACATCGACACCGGCATGGGCATGGAGCGCGTCGCCTTCCTGCTGCAGGGCGTCGAGAACATGTACGAGATCGACCAGGTTCGCCCCGTGCTGGATGCTGCTGCCGAGCTCTCCGGGCGCCGCTACGGTGCCGACCACGACGACGATGTGCGCATGCGCGTCATCGCCGACCACGTTCGCAGCGGCCTCATGCTCATGACCGATGGCGTGGCGCCCGGCAACGAGGGCCGCGGATACATTCTGCGTCGCCTGCTACGGCGCAGCATCCGCGCGATGCGACTGCTCGGTGTCGACGTGCCGAGCTTCGAGGTGCTGTTCGCAGCCTCGCGCGACGCCATGAGCGCCGCCTACCCCGAGGTGGCGCAGAACTACGACCGGGTGTCGAGGCTGGCGCTCGGCGAAGAGGACGCGTTCTTGCGCACCCTCGCGGCAGGCACGAGCATTCTCGACCTCGCGGTGGCTGAGACCACGAAAGCCGGCGGCACTGTGCTCGCTGGCGACACCGTGTTCCAGTTGCACGACACCTTCGGGTTTCCGCTCGATCTCACGCTTGAGATGGCCGAAGAGAACGGGCTCACTGTCGACCGCGATGCCTTCGACCGGCTCATGACCGAGCAGCGAACGCGCGCGAAGGCCGATGCGAAGTCGAAGAAGGGCGCCTTGGCCGACCTCTCTGTGTACGGCGAGTTTCGTGCGCACGGAGAGACGGCGTTTCTCGGCTATGACGCCCTCGAGGCAGAGACGCGAGTGCTCGGGCTCATCGTCGACGGAGCGAGCGTCGCGGTGGCGCACGCCGGAGATGTCGCCGAGGTGATTCTCGCCGAGACCACCCTGTACGCCGAGTCTGGTGGCCAGGAGTCAGACGAGGGCATCATCGTCGGTAGCGGCTTTGAGCTCGAGGTGCTCGACGTGCAGCGGCCGATCAAGGGCCTCGTCAGCCACCGGGTTCAGGTGGTGCACGGCCAGGTCGAGGTCGGAGCCGCCGCGACCACGAAGGTCGACCCGCTCTGGCGGCGCTCGGCGACGCAGGCGCACTCTGCCACCCACGTCATCCACGCTGCGCTGCGCCAGACCCTCGGCGACGAGGCCCACCAGTCTGGCTCGTACAACAAGGCCGGCTATATGCGGCTCGACTTCAGCTGGAATCAGGCTCTCAGCGCCGCCACCCGCAGCGAGATCGAAGAGATCAGCAATCTGGCCGTGCGCGACAACCTGCCCGTCGAGACCCGGGTGCTGCCGCTCGACGAGGCGAAAGCCCTCGGAGCGATGGCGCTGTTCGGCGAGAAGTACGGTGACGAGGTGCGCGTCGTCGACATCGGTGGGCCGTGGTCGCGAGAACTGTGCGCGGGCACGCATGTGGCGTCGTCTGCCGAGATCGGCATGATCAGCCTCGTGAGCGAATCGTCGGTGGGGTCGACCAACCGCCGCGTCGAAGCGCTCGTGGGCTTCGAGGCGTTTCGCGAGCTCGCCACCGAACGCGCGATCGTGCAGCAGCTGACGAGCACGCTGAAGACTCCGCGTGATCAGCTCGCCGACCGCATCGCCGATCTCGCCGCTCAGCTCAAGGCTGCTGAGAAGAAGATCGCGCAGTTCGAGTCGGCGCGCTTGAGCGAGCGGGTTCCGACGCTGGTCGCGTCGGCGGCGACGGTCGGGCCGTACACGGTGGTGGCCGAGAACCTCGGCCAGCTCGGGTCGGCCGACGACGTGCGCTCGCTCGCCACGAATGTGCGCGGCAGGCTCGGTGACGCAGCCGCTGTCGTCGTGCTCGCAGCAGACGTCGCTGGCAAGGCGGCGATCATCATCGCAACCACGCCCGCAGCACGCGAGAAGGGTGCATCAGCGGGAGCGCTGGCGCGCGTTGCCTCGAGCGTTCTCGGCGGTGGCGGTGGTGGCAAAGACGATCTGGCGCAGGGCGGGGGAGCCGACCCGTCGGCGATCGGCCGGGCGATCGAGGCAGTGCTGACCGAACTGCGCAGCTAG
- the ruvX gene encoding Holliday junction resolvase RuvX — protein sequence MRSGTRLAVDVGTARVGVARSDPHGLLATPVETLARRTDVIAGISRLVDEHEVVEVIVGLPLSLSGAETASTADARDVAEALADAVDVPVRLVDERLTTVTAARGLRDAGRTAKNSRSVVDQAAAVILLQHALDLERASGNPPGVLVDPHESRTAE from the coding sequence ATGCGCTCGGGCACGCGGCTGGCCGTCGATGTGGGCACGGCTCGCGTCGGCGTGGCGCGTAGCGACCCGCACGGCCTGCTCGCGACCCCCGTCGAGACCCTCGCGCGCCGAACCGACGTCATCGCGGGCATCTCGAGGCTCGTCGACGAGCATGAGGTCGTCGAGGTCATCGTCGGTCTGCCACTGTCGCTCAGCGGAGCAGAGACGGCCTCGACGGCCGACGCACGCGACGTGGCCGAGGCGCTGGCCGATGCCGTCGACGTGCCTGTGCGACTTGTCGATGAGCGCCTCACCACGGTGACTGCGGCGCGCGGCCTGCGCGACGCCGGGCGAACTGCGAAGAACTCGAGATCGGTCGTCGACCAGGCGGCCGCTGTTATTCTGCTCCAGCACGCCCTCGACCTCGAGCGCGCCTCGGGCAATCCGCCCGGAGTGCTCGTCGACCCGCACGAAAGCCGAACAGCCGAGTGA
- the mltG gene encoding endolytic transglycosylase MltG has protein sequence MTNNDNWDDIFRPQPSDEPVSPEAAGASAPATDDAPQSRRAARESEGRRGAKTGKPGRPPRRRKRWPWVVLGILSLLLGIGAAGAWYVWTNYEPQVRELLGWQLPNDYEGSGNGTEVLVTIYPGEIGSDVATTLVEQGVTMTFQSFYSLLLADPSIQFVPGTFRLQEQMSAQSALDALLDPANKVELSATIREGLRAGEVIASLSAGTGIAIEDYEAAIADPSIYGVPAEAPNIEGYLFPATYRFEPNTTAEDHIRTLVTETFRRLDAAGVAEADRHVVLTKASLIQREARIAEDFYRVSRVIENRLEAGWRLEFDSASQYGAGETGSVWSSGDALGADNPYNTYVITGLPIGPIAAPGDVAIDAVMNPADGPWFFFVTVNLATGETVFSETLAQHERGVAQLRAWCRASEENRSYCA, from the coding sequence GTGACGAACAACGACAACTGGGACGACATCTTCCGCCCGCAGCCGAGCGACGAGCCGGTGAGCCCCGAGGCCGCCGGTGCCTCGGCACCCGCCACCGACGACGCGCCGCAGAGCAGGCGGGCGGCGCGCGAGAGCGAGGGCCGTCGTGGTGCGAAGACGGGCAAGCCCGGGCGGCCACCGCGTCGTCGCAAGCGCTGGCCGTGGGTCGTGCTCGGCATCCTGTCGCTGCTGCTCGGCATCGGCGCTGCCGGGGCCTGGTATGTCTGGACCAACTACGAGCCGCAAGTGCGCGAGCTGCTGGGCTGGCAGCTGCCGAACGACTACGAAGGCTCAGGCAACGGCACCGAGGTGCTCGTGACGATCTACCCCGGTGAGATCGGCTCAGACGTCGCCACCACGCTCGTCGAGCAGGGCGTCACCATGACGTTCCAATCGTTCTACTCGTTGCTGCTCGCCGACCCGTCGATTCAGTTCGTTCCCGGCACCTTCCGTCTGCAAGAGCAGATGTCGGCGCAGTCGGCATTGGATGCCCTGCTCGACCCCGCCAACAAGGTCGAGCTGAGCGCCACCATCAGAGAGGGCCTGCGCGCCGGCGAAGTGATCGCCTCGCTCTCGGCCGGCACCGGCATTGCGATCGAAGACTACGAGGCCGCCATCGCCGACCCCTCGATCTACGGTGTTCCGGCCGAGGCCCCCAACATCGAGGGCTACCTCTTTCCGGCCACGTACCGGTTCGAGCCGAACACGACGGCCGAAGACCACATCAGAACCCTCGTCACCGAGACCTTCAGGCGACTCGATGCGGCGGGCGTCGCCGAGGCAGACCGGCACGTCGTGCTCACCAAGGCCTCGCTCATTCAACGTGAGGCGCGCATCGCCGAAGACTTCTACCGCGTCTCGCGCGTCATCGAGAATCGTCTCGAGGCCGGGTGGCGCCTCGAGTTCGACTCGGCGAGCCAGTACGGCGCTGGCGAGACAGGCTCGGTGTGGTCGAGCGGCGACGCGCTCGGAGCCGATAACCCCTACAACACGTATGTGATCACGGGGCTGCCGATCGGCCCGATCGCGGCGCCCGGCGATGTCGCGATCGACGCCGTCATGAACCCGGCAGACGGCCCGTGGTTCTTCTTCGTCACCGTCAACCTCGCCACCGGAGAGACGGTGTTCTCAGAGACCCTCGCGCAGCACGAGCGAGGCGTCGCCCAGTTGCGGGCCTGGTGCCGCGCGAGCGAGGAGAACCGAAGCTACTGTGCCTAG
- a CDS encoding shikimate dehydrogenase, producing the protein MLGHPVEHSLSPVLHMAAYRHLQLDWQYDRHDVREPELAGFLDGLDSQWRGVSATMPLKEQLLQLADERDAASSLTGAANTLLLADDGRRLARNTDVPGIERALRDAGLDDATHAVIAGAGATARSVMVALEAFGLRSVTVAVRDSARAGSVLDLADELSLELDIVSLADFADVVDEADVVAWTLPNGVPLDDSISVDTRLSAVALDVTYHPWPGPLAAQWLEVGGSVASGRDMLLHQAVRQVRFFVSGQGDEPLDDETAVEEAMRRALDAA; encoded by the coding sequence GTGCTCGGGCACCCCGTCGAGCACTCACTCTCGCCCGTGCTGCATATGGCCGCATACCGGCACCTGCAGCTCGACTGGCAGTACGACCGGCACGACGTGCGCGAGCCCGAGCTGGCCGGCTTTCTCGACGGCCTCGACAGTCAGTGGCGAGGCGTCTCGGCGACGATGCCGCTGAAGGAGCAACTGCTGCAGCTCGCCGACGAACGAGACGCCGCCAGCAGCCTCACCGGGGCGGCGAACACGCTGCTGCTCGCTGACGACGGCCGTCGACTCGCGCGCAACACCGATGTGCCCGGCATCGAACGCGCACTGCGAGACGCCGGACTCGACGACGCGACGCACGCGGTCATCGCCGGCGCCGGCGCCACGGCGCGATCGGTCATGGTGGCCCTCGAGGCCTTCGGTCTGCGCAGCGTGACGGTGGCCGTGCGCGACAGTGCACGAGCCGGTTCTGTGCTCGATCTCGCCGACGAGCTCTCGCTCGAGCTCGACATCGTGAGCCTCGCCGACTTCGCCGACGTCGTCGACGAGGCAGACGTCGTGGCGTGGACCCTGCCGAACGGGGTGCCGCTCGACGACTCGATCTCGGTCGACACACGACTCAGTGCCGTGGCGCTCGACGTCACCTACCACCCCTGGCCCGGCCCCCTCGCGGCGCAGTGGCTCGAGGTCGGCGGAAGCGTGGCGTCTGGTCGCGACATGCTGCTGCACCAGGCAGTGCGGCAAGTGCGGTTCTTCGTCTCCGGCCAGGGCGACGAGCCGCTCGACGACGAGACGGCCGTCGAAGAGGCGATGCGGCGTGCGCTCGACGCGGCCTGA
- the aroC gene encoding chorismate synthase has protein sequence MLRWLTAGESHGPELIAILEGLPAGVPVLRETIQADMQRRKLGYGRGARMKFEQDELSISGGVRHGRSIGSPIALRIGNTEWPKWTTIMSADPVDPAELTGARGAPLTRPRPGHADLVGMQKYGFDESRPVLERASARETAARVALGAVARSLLSELGVRLVSHTLSIGPVRVPDDAALPVPDDVERLDADPLRCLHAETSAAMVAEVDDAHKSGDTLGGVVEVLAYGVPPGLGSYVHWDRRLDARLAAALMGIQAIKGVEVGDGFETTRRRGSAAHDELVVDDGLIERLSDRAGGTEGGMSTGTVLRVRAGMKPIATVPHALRTVDTSTGEAAPAHHQRSDVCAVPAAGVVAEAMVALVLADAMLEKFGGDSLAETRRNLDGYLASIPATLTTAVADGRA, from the coding sequence ATGCTGCGCTGGTTGACCGCGGGAGAATCTCACGGCCCCGAACTGATCGCCATTCTCGAGGGTCTGCCTGCCGGCGTGCCCGTGCTGCGCGAGACCATTCAGGCCGACATGCAGCGTCGCAAGCTCGGCTACGGCCGCGGCGCGCGCATGAAGTTCGAGCAAGACGAGTTGTCGATCTCGGGCGGAGTGCGCCACGGCCGCAGCATCGGCAGCCCCATAGCGCTGCGCATCGGCAACACCGAGTGGCCCAAGTGGACCACGATCATGAGCGCCGATCCGGTCGACCCCGCCGAACTCACCGGTGCACGCGGGGCCCCGCTGACGAGGCCGCGCCCCGGGCACGCAGACCTCGTCGGCATGCAGAAGTACGGCTTCGACGAGTCGCGCCCCGTGCTCGAGCGCGCGAGCGCCCGCGAGACGGCCGCGCGCGTGGCGCTCGGAGCCGTCGCGCGTTCACTGCTGAGCGAGCTGGGGGTGCGACTGGTGTCGCACACGCTGTCGATCGGCCCCGTGCGCGTGCCAGACGATGCCGCGCTGCCGGTTCCTGACGACGTCGAGCGGCTCGATGCTGACCCCTTGCGATGCCTGCACGCTGAGACGAGCGCGGCGATGGTCGCCGAAGTCGACGATGCGCACAAGTCGGGCGACACCCTGGGCGGTGTCGTCGAAGTGCTCGCCTACGGAGTTCCGCCGGGGCTCGGATCGTATGTGCACTGGGATCGCCGACTCGACGCGAGGCTCGCCGCAGCGCTCATGGGAATCCAGGCCATCAAGGGAGTCGAGGTCGGCGACGGCTTCGAGACCACGCGCCGCCGGGGTTCGGCCGCGCACGACGAGCTCGTCGTCGACGACGGGCTCATCGAGCGGTTGAGCGACCGCGCTGGTGGCACCGAGGGCGGCATGAGCACCGGCACGGTGCTGCGCGTGCGAGCAGGAATGAAGCCGATCGCCACCGTGCCGCACGCGCTGCGCACCGTCGACACGTCGACGGGCGAGGCCGCGCCGGCGCACCACCAGCGCTCAGACGTGTGCGCGGTGCCGGCCGCGGGAGTGGTCGCCGAAGCCATGGTGGCGCTCGTGCTCGCCGATGCCATGCTCGAGAAGTTCGGTGGCGACTCTCTCGCCGAGACGCGTCGCAACCTCGACGGGTATCTCGCGTCGATTCCTGCGACCCTCACCACCGCGGTCGCCGACGGTCGTGCCTGA